The Cervus canadensis isolate Bull #8, Minnesota chromosome X, ASM1932006v1, whole genome shotgun sequence genome contains a region encoding:
- the LOC122434880 gene encoding thioredoxin domain-containing protein 9-like, producing MEANASVDMFSKVLENQLLQTTKLVEEHLDSEIQKLDQMDEDELERLKEKRLEALKKAQQQKQEWLSKGHGEYREIPSERDFFQEVKESKKVVCHFYRDSTFRCKILDRHLVILSKKHFETKFLKLNVEKAPFLCERLRIKVIPTLALVKDGKTQDFVVGFSDLGNTDDFTTETLEWRLGCADILNYSGNLMEPPFQSQKKFGTNFTKLEKKTIRGKKYDSDSDDD from the coding sequence ATGGAAGCGAACGCATCTGTTGACATGTTTTCAAAAGTCCTAGAGAATCAGTTGCTTCAAACCACCAAACTAGTGGAAGAACATTTGGATTCGGAAATTCAGAAACTAGATCAGATGGATGAGGATGAATTGGAACGCCTCAAAGAAAAGAGACTCGAGGCTCTGAAGAAAGCTCAACAGCAGAAACAAGAATGGCTTTCAAAAGGACATGGGGAATACAGAGAAATCCCTagtgaaagagatttttttcaagaagtcaaggagagtaaaaaagtggtttgccatttctacAGAGACTCCACATTCAGGTGTAAAATACTAGACAGACATTTGGTGATATTGTCCAAGAAACATTTTGAGACCAAATTTTTGAAACTGAATGTGGAAAAAGCACCTTTCCTTTGTGAGAGACTGCGTATCAAAGTCATCCCCACACTAGCACTGGTGAAAGATGGAAAAACACAGGATTTTGTTGTTGGATTTTCTGACCTAGGAAATACAGATGACTTCACCACAGAAACCTTGGAGTGGAGGCTGGGTTGTGCTGATATTCTTAATTACAGTGGAAATTTAATGGAGCCACCATTTCAGAGCCAAAAGAAATTTGGAACAAACTTCACAAAGctggaaaagaaaactattcGAGGAAAGAAATATGATTCAGACTCTGATGATGATTAG